Proteins encoded by one window of Salvia splendens isolate huo1 chromosome 5, SspV2, whole genome shotgun sequence:
- the LOC121805327 gene encoding calcium/calmodulin-regulated receptor-like kinase 1, whose translation MEGESSGLIIGLSIGVVIGVVLAVTAFFCFKYHRKNSQIGNSSSRRNATIPIRTNGVDSCATDSSLGTESPKSVMPSSMPLWLRGLKKVNLVTATGILEYSYKDLQKATYNFTTLIGKGAYGSVYKAQMSAEETVAVKVLATDSKQGEKEFHTEVMLLGRLHHRNLVNLVGYCAEKNQHMLIYVYMSRGSLASHLYNELLQPLSWELRVQIALDVARGLEYLHDGAVPSVIHRDIKSSNILLDHSMRARVADFGLSREEMVNKKVTNIQGTFGYLDPEYISTRSFTKKSDVYSYGVLLFELVAARNPLQGLMEYVELAAMNTDGKVGWEELADPRLDGRVDVEELNEVAALAHKCVNPAAKKRPSMRDIVQELSKIHKSRHVRRKQKESRTPRADSVIVNMEQLDRRSPTSQHQRVESLDSTADSIDV comes from the exons ATGGAAGGGGAATCATCTGGCTTAATTATCGGGTTATCGATTGGAGTGGTGATCGGAGTGGTTTTGGCTGTAACAGCATTTTTTTGCTTCAAGTATCATAGGAAGAATTCCCAAATAGGGAATAGCAGCTCTAGGAGGAATGCAACGATCCCTATACGTACAAATGGGGTTGATTCTTGTGCAACAGATTCATCGCTTGGCACTGAATCGCCTAAGTCTGTGATGCCGAGTAGTATGCCCTTGTGGCTTAGGGGGCTTAAGAAGGTGAATTTAGTCACTGCAACAGGCATACTGGAGTATTCCTACAA GGACCTGCAGAAAGCAACATACAATTTTACAACTTTAATTGGTAAAGGGGCTTATGGTTCAGTTTATAAAGCTCAGATGTCTGCTGAAGAGACTGTTGCTGTTAAAGTGTTGGCTACTGATTCAAAGCAGGGTGAGAAAGAGTTCCATACAGAG GTTATGCTATTAGGAAGGTTACATCACAGGAACCTTGTGAATTTGGTTGGGTATTGTGCAGAGAAAAACCAACATATGcttatttatgtatatatgagCAGAGGAAGTTTGGCTTCGCATTTGTACA ATGAGTTACTTCAGCCTTTGAGTTGGGAATTAAGGGTTCAAATAGCCCTCGATGTGGCTAGGGGCTTGGAATATCTTCATGACGGG GCAGTTCCATCTGTGATACATCGTGACATCAAATCCTCAAATATTTTGTTGGATCATTCCATGAGAGCCAGG GTGGCAGACTTTGGACTTTCAAGAGAAGAGATGGTTAACAAGAAAGTCACTAATATTCAAGGGACTTTTGGGTATCTTGATCCTGAATACATATCAACCCGGTCATTTACAAAAAAAAGTGATGTTTACAGCTATGGGGTGTTGCTTTTTGAACTTGTTGCGGCAAGAAATCCCCTCCAGGGTCTTATGGAGTATGTTGAGCTG GCAGCCATGAACACTGATGGAAAAGTTGGATGGGAGGAACTTGCTGATCCTCGTCTAGATGGGAGAGTTGATGTGGAAGAACTCAATGAAGTGGCTGCCCTCGCACACAAATGTGTGAACCCTGCAGCTAAAAAGAGACCAAGCATGAGGGACATAGTTCAGGAGCTCTCAAAGATTCATAAATCCAGGCATGTTAGGCGGAAGCAGAAAGAATCCAGGACTCCTAGGGCAGATTCTGTCATTGTCAACATGGAACAATTAGATCGTCGCAGCCCAACTTCTCAACACCAAAGAGTGGAATCACTAGACAGCACGGCCGACTCCATTGATGTTTAA
- the LOC121803317 gene encoding 50S ribosomal protein L24, chloroplastic-like, whose translation MAALQSSFTSLNLGTSSFLGKSVAPSLHLPLVKLTEQPSSIVAKLKRWERKECKPNSLPVLHKMHVKLGDTVKVISGKDKGKVGEVSKIITHNSSIVIKDINLKTKHVKSKGEDEPGQIIKIEAPIHSSNVMLYSKEKEVVSRVGHKTLDDGKRVRYLIKTGEIIDSAENWKRVAKEKEKATELAAGS comes from the exons ATGGCCGCTCTTCAGAGCTCATTCACCTCGCTAAATCTCGGCACCAGTTCCTTCCTCGGAAAAAGCGTCGCTCCCTCCCTTCACCTGCCtctt GTTAAGTTAACAGAGCAGCCGAGTTCAATTGTCGCCAAG CTAAAACGATGGGAGAGGAAAGAGTGCAAACCAAACAGTTTACCAGTGCTACATAAAATGCACGTTAAACTAGGAGATACTGTAAAAGTCATTTCTGGAAAGGACAAAGGTAAAGTCGGTGAGGTTAGCAAAATTATCACGCATAACAGCAGCATTGTGATTAAAGATATTAACTTGAAGACAAAGCATGTTAAGAGCAAGGGAGAGGATGAACCTGGACAGATAATCAAG ATTGAAGCCCCTATTCACAGCTCAAATGTTATGCTTTATTCGAAAGAGAAGGAGGTGGTGAGCAGGGTTGGTCATAAAACCTTGGATGATGGTAAACGTGTTCGTTACCTAATAAAGACTGGAGAAATCATTGACAGTGCGGAGAACTGGAAGAGAGTGgctaaagaaaaagagaaagcaACAGAATTAGCTGCTGGCTCTTAG
- the LOC121803316 gene encoding formin-like protein 5 yields MGVESKDQETLLSSLMDAGEINQEMAESLQSDCMNELSNAKKTLQDIELCFTKERSVRREELYDGSSRVKTQDARNVMCPQVKKILVDCVWDKNLVLPVTGEKKDLKTSNAKYLGSLPSSPRRRELDEKSREPADPVPTIMLAVGVTASLTFIVSILLFYFCCGGSFAAGRTDERALLSLALSDSSIASSRKSLTLGTSSNEEKLDSQSFSSTRSSRTLHLESRSLGNLNHSSSSGNLFMESNEACSPNDALTLSSSKKENPLGTSADDAANSTAISAQVFPLLKPPPGRIIPVNPPPPPVSSAPPQPPTAALSTPSPLDPRAPAPPPPMNAPGAPPPPRAPGGPHPPGPPPPPGPRGGGPRAPGPPPPPGVGGAPQPPGVRPPRGAHHAPSSSTGNLDVGGSMTKLKPFFWDKVNTSADDTMVWNQLKGGSFQFNEEMIETLFGYAPASKNKLPAKKDAAQEAPKFIQIIDAKKAQNLSIMLKALCVTTDEVRDALEEGNELPAELILTLLKMAPTSEEELKLRLFTGDLTLLGPAERFLKVVVDIPYAYKRLECLSFMGVLEEESATLKDSFVVLEAACTELHKNRLFLKLLEAVLKTGNRMNSGTFRGGAQAFKLDTLLKLSDVKGLDGKTTLLHFVVQEIIRGEGIRAARAAQEMRSMSSVVSEDLDNGPVLDTDENLRSLGLQAVSRLGNDLEVVKRAAVLEIDNLTGTVGRLGHALVKARDFLNTEMQTIEGEDRGFQASLRSFVENSEPNVRWLLEEEKRITALIKSTADYFHGSSGKVDEGLRLFSVVRDFLVILDKVCLEVKTTPAKPKEQKRKEEKPKEEEKPKDEKPNTSAPNEDTVAAPPVQPPEAIASGGAASPDSSDESDNSSSEEDTSTTKDDSVVTSKTNTSSPSLT; encoded by the exons ATGGGTGTGGAAAGCAAGGACCAAGAAACCTTACTTTCTTCTCTGATGGACGCAGGGGAGATCAATCAAGAGATG GCAGAATCACTACAGAGTGACTGCATGAACGAGCTATCAAACGCCAAGAAAACCTTGCAGGATATTGAGTTATGTTTCACAAAAGAGAGGTCAGTTCGTCGTGAGGAGCTTTATGATGGGTCGTCGAGAGTAAAGACCCAGGATGCTCGCAATGTCATGTGCCCTCAGGTTAAGAAAATCCTTGTAGATTGTGTATGGGATAAAAACCTAGTGCTTCCTGTCACAGGAGAGAAGAAGGATTTGAAAACTTCCAATGCCAAGTACTTGGGATCTTTACCATCTTCTCCCAGACGGCGTGAGTTAGATGAGAAATCCAGAGAACCAGCCGATCCAGTCCCAACCATCATGCTTGCTGTCGGTGTAACTGCGTCCCTGACCTTTATTGTTTCTATTCTGCTTTTTTATTTCTGCTGCGGGGGTAGCTTTGCAGCAGGTCGAACCGATGAGAGAGCTCTCCTCAGCTTAGCCTTAAGCGACAGTTCCATTG CCTCTTCGCGGAAGTCATTGACATTAGGAACATCGTCAAATGAAGAAAAGCTCGATAGTCAGTCTTTCAGCAGCACCAGAAGTAGCAGGACCTTACACTTGGAATCGCGGTCTTTGGGCAATTTGAACCATAGCAGTAGCAGCGGAAACTTATTTATGGAGTCGAACGAAGCATGTTCTCCGAATGATGCACTTACTCTGAGCAGTTCCAAAAAAGAGAATCCGCTCGGAACCTCTGCAGACGATGCTGCCAACTCCACAGCAATTTCTGCTCAGGTATTTCCACTTCTTAAGCCGCCTCCTGGAAGAATAATCCCTGTCaaccctcctcctcctccagttAGCTCGGCTCCTCCCCAGCCCCCAACTGCAGCTCTCAGTACACCGAGTCCACTAGATCCTAGAGCTCCAGCACCCCCACCTCCCATGAATGCTCCTGGAGCACCCCCACCTCCTAGAGCTCCCGGTGGTCCACATCCTCCAGGACCTCCACCCCCACCCGGCCCCAGGGGGGGTGGTCCACGCGCGCCAGGACCTCCACCGCCTCCAGGTGTTGGAGGTGCTCCACAGCCTCCTGGCGTGAGGCCTCCTAGGGGTGCACATCATGCACCGAGCTCCTCCACAGGAAATCTTGATGTTGGTGGTTCTATGACGAAGCTGAAACCTTTTTTCTGGGACAAGGTGAATACCAGTGCTGATGATACAATGGTTTGGAATCAGCTCAAAGGCGGATCCTTCCA GTTCAATGAAGAGATGATCGAAACCCTATTTGGATATGCTCCAGCTAGTAAAAACAAGCTTCCGGCAAAGAAAGATGCTGCCCAAGAGGCTCCTAAGTTCATTCAAATAATTGATGCCAAGAAAGCACAGAATCTGTCGATTATGCTTAAGGCATTATGCGTGACTACAGATGAAGTCCGAGATGCACTCGAAGAAG GTAACGAGCTTCCTGCAGAACTTATTCTGACATTGTTAAAGATGGCGCCTACTTCTGAAGAAGAACTAAAACTGCGACTCTTCACGGGTGACTTGACCCTGCTAGGTCCTGCAGAACGCTTTCTAAAGGTCGTAGTTGATATTCCATACGCGTATAAGAGGCTGGAATGTCTTTCTTTCATGGGCGTCCTTGAGGAGGAGTCAGCCACACTAAAAGATTCTTTTGTGGTTTTGGAG GCTGCATGCACAGAACTGCATAAAAACAGATTGTTTCTCAAACTTCTTGAAGCAGTTCTGAAAACTGGTAATCGCATGAACAGTGGCACGTTTCGTGGTGGTGCACAAGCATTTAAGCTCGACACGCTTCTAAAGTTATCGGATGTGAAAGGACTAGACGGAAAAACCACGTTGCTGCACTTTGTCGTTCAAGAAATCATCCGAGGGGAAGGCATAAGAGCTGCTCGAGCAGCACAAGAGATGCGAAGCATGTCCAGCGTTGTGTCTGAAGATCTTGACAACGGTCCTGTCCTAGATACAGATGAGAATTTAAGGAGCCTCGGTCTTCAGGCCGTGTCGCGTCTTGGGAATGATCTCGAGGTTGTGAAAAGAGCTGCAGTTTTAGAAATTGATAACTTAACTGGGACAGTTGGAAGGCTCGGTCATGCACTTGTGAAAGCGCGGGATTTCCTCAACACGGAAATGCAGACGATAGAGGGAGAAGACAGGGGGTTTCAAGCCTCATTGAGGAGTTTTGTGGAGAATTCTGAGCCTAATGTCAGGTGGTTGCTAGAGGAAGAGAAACGAATAACCGCGCTCATCAAGAGCACTGCGGATTACTTTCATGGATCTTCAGGTAAGGTTGATGAAGGATTGCGATTATTCTCTGTCGTTCGCGATTTCCTTGTGATACTAGATAAGGTATGCCTTGAAGTTAAAACCACACCAGCAAAGCCAAAGGAGCAAAAACGGAAAGAGGAGAAGCCTAAAGAGGAGGAAAAGCCTAAAGATGAGAAGCCTAATACATCAGCTCCGAATGAGGATACAGTTGCTGCGCCTCCGGTTCAGCCCCCAGAGGCCATAGCTAGTGGAGGTGCGGCTAGCCCGGATAGCTCAGATGAGTCAGACAATTCAAGTTCAGAGGAGGATACATCAACTACCAAAGATGATTCAGTTGTCACCTCAAAAACCAACACCTCCAGTCCCAGCCTTACCTAA
- the LOC121802435 gene encoding 21.7 kDa class VI heat shock protein-like, with translation MSSKQIEIQFEDPNPHKWCQPLKEDAFAALTTHKPGSLFSPSLFGKFFDPSDAFPLWEFQSDELLPNSAHRSVDWCQTHTDFILKADLSGNRHSSVEVAVENGKIMEISGQQKESKNRKWKSSQWWEHGYVRRIELPEHADSRKTEAYINNDSLLEIRIPKLPTDSDASSKGT, from the exons ATGAGTAGCAAACAAATCGAGATCCAATTCGAAGACCCCAACCCCCACAAATGGTGCCAACCGCTGAAAGAAGATGCGTTCGCTGCCCTAACTACGCACAAACCAGGATCGCTCTTCAGCCCTTCCTTATTCGGTAAATTCTTCGATCCCTCAGATGCCTTCCCTCTATGGGAGTTCCAATCCGACGAGCTGCTGCCCAATTCCGCTCACCGCAGCGTCGATTGGTGCCAAACTCATACCGATTTTATCCTCAAAGCAGATCTCTCTG GTAATAGGCATAGCAGTGTTGAAGTTGCAGTGGAAAATGGGAAGATTATGGAGATAAGTGGGCAACAAAAAGAGAGTAAGAATAGGAAGTGGAAAAGCAGCCAGTGGTGGGAGCATGGGTATGTTAGGAGGATTGAACTGCCTGAACATGCAGATTCGAGGAAAACTGAAgcttatatcaacaatgattctCTGCTAGAGATCAGAATCCCCAAACTTCCCACAGATTCTGATGCATCATCAAAAGGAACTTAa
- the LOC121805395 gene encoding kinesin-like protein KIN-14N isoform X2 — MVSRNQNKAPSSPSTRKSSSIDEGSIEKRRGIASTKMAPNTGTRTQTRQAFSVVNGGQDLPPLSAPPSNIGSDCGAIEFTKDDVDTLLNEKLKKNLNYREKNDKMIDFIKRLKQCIKWFLQLEANYVEEQEKIKKLLELAEKKCNDTESMMKAKEDELNSIIMELRKNLEALQSKFAKEEVDRVEALDSLARERDLRLAAEKLQASLSEDLRRSQLDNASANQKIQSLNDTYRRLQEFNTSLHQWNTRLQSDLEATNTTLKRVQEEKAAVVENLSILRGNFTSLQEQLSLSRASQDEAIKQKEALGSEASRLRGDLQQMREDRDRQLAQVEGLQSEVSKYKEFTGKYAADLETMSTKTVKLESTCSDQSEQIRRLHEQLASAQQKLQLSDLSAIETRSEFEVDKAMILELKSRLADADLKIVEGENVRKKLHNTILELKGNIRVFCRVRPLLSDDGVGNDVKVVSFPTSMEAQGRGIDLSQNGQKHSFTFDKVFVPDNSQEDVFVEISQLVQSALDGYKVCIFAYGQTGSGKTYTMMGKPGLLDQKGLIPRSLEQVFQTKQMLEAQGWKYEMQVSMLEIYNETIRDLLSANKSTFDASRVENAAKQYAIKHDANGNTYVSDLTIVDVRSSREVSYLLERAAQSRSVGKTQMNEQSSRSHFVFTLRIVGVNESTDQQVQGVLNLIDLAGSERLSKSGSTGDRLKETQAINKSLSSLSDVIFALAKKEEHVPFRNSKLTYLLQPCLGGDSKTLMFVNVSPDPASVGESLCSLRFAARVNACEIGIPRRQTNLRSSDSRLSIG; from the exons ATGGTTTCTAGGAACCAGAACAAGGCTCCTTCCAGTCCTTCAACA AGAAAAAGTAGTAGTATCGATGAGGGTTCCAtagagaagaggagagggaTTGCTAGCACAAAAATGGCACCTAACACTGGAACACGAACTCAAACTCGTCAAGCATTTTCGGTGGTAAATGGGGGCCAAGATCTACCACCACTTAGTGCGCCGCCAAGCAATATTGGCTCTGATTGTGGTGCAATTGAGTTCACAAAAGATGATGTCGATACCTTACTCAACGAGAAGTTGAAGAAAAATTTGAACTACAGG GAGAAGAATGACAAAATGATTGATTTCATCAAAAGACTTAAGCAATGTATCAAATGGTTTCTGCAGCTTGAAGCAAACTATGTTGAGGAGcaggaaaaaattaaaaaactgtTGGAATTGGCAGAAAAGAAGTGCAATGATACGG AGTCGATGATGAAGGCCAAGGAAGATGAATTGAATTCTATTATTATGGAATTGAGGAAAAATTTGGAAGCATTGCAGTCAAAGTTTGCAAAGGAGGAAGTTGACAGAGTG GAAGCATTAGATTCTTTGGCTAGAGAAAGAGACTTGAGATTGGCCGCAGAGAAATTACAAGCTTCTCTTTCTGAAGATCTCAGGCGAAGTCAATTGGATAATGCTAGTGCTAACCAGAAG ATTCAGTCACTTAATGATACATACAGGCGGTTACAAGAGTTTAATACGAGTTTGCATCAATGGAATACTAGGCTTCAATCGGATCTTGAAGCGACAAATACTACGCTCAAACGTGTTCAGGAAGAAAAGGCAGCCGTTGTGGAAAACCTAAGCATTTTGAGGGGCAACTTTACTTCTCTGCAAGAGCAGCTTAGTTTGTCACGA GCATCCCAAGATGAGGCAATCAAGCAGAAAGAAGCACTAGGCAGTGAAGCTTCACGCTTGAGAGGCGATCTGCAACAAATGAGGGAGGACCGTGATCGACAGTTGGCACAAGTTGAAGGGTTACAATCTGAAGTTTCAAAATACAAGGAATTTACTGGAAAGTACGCAGCAGATTTGGAGACTATGAGCACTAAAACAGTGAAACTGGAG TCAACATGCTCGGATCAAAGTGAGCAAATAAGAAGATTACACGAACAACTTGCTTCCGCGCAACAGAAACTGCAG CTTTCTGATCTATCAGCCATTGAAACAAGATCCGAATTTGAGGTGGACAAGGCAATGATTCTTGAGTTGAAAAGTCGTCTAGCTGATGCAGATTTAAAGATTGTCGAGGGAGAAAATGTTCGCAAGAAATTGCATAACACTATTCTG GAGTTGAAAGGGAATATCCGTGTATTTTGTAGAGTGAGACCCCTGCTTTCTGATGATGGGGTTGGAAATGATGTAAAAGTTGTTTCATTCCCAACATCAATGGAAGCGCAGGGTCGAGGCATTGATTTGAGCCAAAATG GGCAAAAGCACTCTTTCACTTTTGACAAAGTATTCGTGCCTGATAACTCACAAGAAGATGTTTTTGTGGAGATATCACAACTAGTTCAAAGTGCGCTTGATGGATATAAG GTCTGCATATTTGCCTATGGGCAAACAGGGTCTGGTAAGACGTATACAATGATGGGTAAGCCAGGACTACTAGACCAGAAAGGTTTAATTCCACGGTCATTAGAGCAAGTATTTCAGACAAAACAAATGCTTGAAGCCCAAGGATGGAAGTATGAGATGCAG GTGTCAATGCTTGAAATATACAATGAAACAATACGTGACCTGTTATCAGCAAACAAATCAACCTTTGACGCATCACGAGTAGAAAATGCTGCGAAGCAATATGCTATCAAGCACGATGCAAATGGCAATACCTATGTCTCTGATCTTACAATTGTTGATGTCCGCAGTAGCAGGGAAGTTTCCTATCTCCTAGAACGGGCAGCACAGAGCAG GTCTGTTGGCAAGACCCAAATGAACGAACAGTCTTCAAGGAGCCATTTTGTCTTTACCCTAAGAATAGTCGGTGTTAATGAG AGCACTGATCAGCAAGTCCAAGGTGTTCTGAATCTCATTGACCTTGCTGGTAGTGAGCGTCTTTCCAAGAGTGGATCGACTGGGGATCGTCTTAAAGAAACTCAG GCCATCAATAAAAGTTTATCATCACTAAGTGATGTCATTTTTGCCTTGGCCAAGAAAGAGGAGCACGTTCCATTTAGGAACTCCAAGCTCACTTATCTTCTCCAG CCTTGCTTAGGCGGGGATTCGAAGACTCTGATGTTTGTGAATGTTTCACCGGATCCTGCATCTGTGGGCGAATCACTTTGTTCGCTACGGTTTGCTGCAAGGGTGAATGCTTGCGAGATTGGCATCCCAAGACGTCAAACTAATCTAAGATCGTCAGATTCTCGATTGAGCATTGGTTGA
- the LOC121805395 gene encoding kinesin-like protein KIN-14N isoform X1 produces MVSRNQNKAPSSPSTVSFSSINRKSSSIDEGSIEKRRGIASTKMAPNTGTRTQTRQAFSVVNGGQDLPPLSAPPSNIGSDCGAIEFTKDDVDTLLNEKLKKNLNYREKNDKMIDFIKRLKQCIKWFLQLEANYVEEQEKIKKLLELAEKKCNDTESMMKAKEDELNSIIMELRKNLEALQSKFAKEEVDRVEALDSLARERDLRLAAEKLQASLSEDLRRSQLDNASANQKIQSLNDTYRRLQEFNTSLHQWNTRLQSDLEATNTTLKRVQEEKAAVVENLSILRGNFTSLQEQLSLSRASQDEAIKQKEALGSEASRLRGDLQQMREDRDRQLAQVEGLQSEVSKYKEFTGKYAADLETMSTKTVKLESTCSDQSEQIRRLHEQLASAQQKLQLSDLSAIETRSEFEVDKAMILELKSRLADADLKIVEGENVRKKLHNTILELKGNIRVFCRVRPLLSDDGVGNDVKVVSFPTSMEAQGRGIDLSQNGQKHSFTFDKVFVPDNSQEDVFVEISQLVQSALDGYKVCIFAYGQTGSGKTYTMMGKPGLLDQKGLIPRSLEQVFQTKQMLEAQGWKYEMQVSMLEIYNETIRDLLSANKSTFDASRVENAAKQYAIKHDANGNTYVSDLTIVDVRSSREVSYLLERAAQSRSVGKTQMNEQSSRSHFVFTLRIVGVNESTDQQVQGVLNLIDLAGSERLSKSGSTGDRLKETQAINKSLSSLSDVIFALAKKEEHVPFRNSKLTYLLQPCLGGDSKTLMFVNVSPDPASVGESLCSLRFAARVNACEIGIPRRQTNLRSSDSRLSIG; encoded by the exons ATGGTTTCTAGGAACCAGAACAAGGCTCCTTCCAGTCCTTCAACAGTGAGTTTCTCTTCCATTAAT AGAAAAAGTAGTAGTATCGATGAGGGTTCCAtagagaagaggagagggaTTGCTAGCACAAAAATGGCACCTAACACTGGAACACGAACTCAAACTCGTCAAGCATTTTCGGTGGTAAATGGGGGCCAAGATCTACCACCACTTAGTGCGCCGCCAAGCAATATTGGCTCTGATTGTGGTGCAATTGAGTTCACAAAAGATGATGTCGATACCTTACTCAACGAGAAGTTGAAGAAAAATTTGAACTACAGG GAGAAGAATGACAAAATGATTGATTTCATCAAAAGACTTAAGCAATGTATCAAATGGTTTCTGCAGCTTGAAGCAAACTATGTTGAGGAGcaggaaaaaattaaaaaactgtTGGAATTGGCAGAAAAGAAGTGCAATGATACGG AGTCGATGATGAAGGCCAAGGAAGATGAATTGAATTCTATTATTATGGAATTGAGGAAAAATTTGGAAGCATTGCAGTCAAAGTTTGCAAAGGAGGAAGTTGACAGAGTG GAAGCATTAGATTCTTTGGCTAGAGAAAGAGACTTGAGATTGGCCGCAGAGAAATTACAAGCTTCTCTTTCTGAAGATCTCAGGCGAAGTCAATTGGATAATGCTAGTGCTAACCAGAAG ATTCAGTCACTTAATGATACATACAGGCGGTTACAAGAGTTTAATACGAGTTTGCATCAATGGAATACTAGGCTTCAATCGGATCTTGAAGCGACAAATACTACGCTCAAACGTGTTCAGGAAGAAAAGGCAGCCGTTGTGGAAAACCTAAGCATTTTGAGGGGCAACTTTACTTCTCTGCAAGAGCAGCTTAGTTTGTCACGA GCATCCCAAGATGAGGCAATCAAGCAGAAAGAAGCACTAGGCAGTGAAGCTTCACGCTTGAGAGGCGATCTGCAACAAATGAGGGAGGACCGTGATCGACAGTTGGCACAAGTTGAAGGGTTACAATCTGAAGTTTCAAAATACAAGGAATTTACTGGAAAGTACGCAGCAGATTTGGAGACTATGAGCACTAAAACAGTGAAACTGGAG TCAACATGCTCGGATCAAAGTGAGCAAATAAGAAGATTACACGAACAACTTGCTTCCGCGCAACAGAAACTGCAG CTTTCTGATCTATCAGCCATTGAAACAAGATCCGAATTTGAGGTGGACAAGGCAATGATTCTTGAGTTGAAAAGTCGTCTAGCTGATGCAGATTTAAAGATTGTCGAGGGAGAAAATGTTCGCAAGAAATTGCATAACACTATTCTG GAGTTGAAAGGGAATATCCGTGTATTTTGTAGAGTGAGACCCCTGCTTTCTGATGATGGGGTTGGAAATGATGTAAAAGTTGTTTCATTCCCAACATCAATGGAAGCGCAGGGTCGAGGCATTGATTTGAGCCAAAATG GGCAAAAGCACTCTTTCACTTTTGACAAAGTATTCGTGCCTGATAACTCACAAGAAGATGTTTTTGTGGAGATATCACAACTAGTTCAAAGTGCGCTTGATGGATATAAG GTCTGCATATTTGCCTATGGGCAAACAGGGTCTGGTAAGACGTATACAATGATGGGTAAGCCAGGACTACTAGACCAGAAAGGTTTAATTCCACGGTCATTAGAGCAAGTATTTCAGACAAAACAAATGCTTGAAGCCCAAGGATGGAAGTATGAGATGCAG GTGTCAATGCTTGAAATATACAATGAAACAATACGTGACCTGTTATCAGCAAACAAATCAACCTTTGACGCATCACGAGTAGAAAATGCTGCGAAGCAATATGCTATCAAGCACGATGCAAATGGCAATACCTATGTCTCTGATCTTACAATTGTTGATGTCCGCAGTAGCAGGGAAGTTTCCTATCTCCTAGAACGGGCAGCACAGAGCAG GTCTGTTGGCAAGACCCAAATGAACGAACAGTCTTCAAGGAGCCATTTTGTCTTTACCCTAAGAATAGTCGGTGTTAATGAG AGCACTGATCAGCAAGTCCAAGGTGTTCTGAATCTCATTGACCTTGCTGGTAGTGAGCGTCTTTCCAAGAGTGGATCGACTGGGGATCGTCTTAAAGAAACTCAG GCCATCAATAAAAGTTTATCATCACTAAGTGATGTCATTTTTGCCTTGGCCAAGAAAGAGGAGCACGTTCCATTTAGGAACTCCAAGCTCACTTATCTTCTCCAG CCTTGCTTAGGCGGGGATTCGAAGACTCTGATGTTTGTGAATGTTTCACCGGATCCTGCATCTGTGGGCGAATCACTTTGTTCGCTACGGTTTGCTGCAAGGGTGAATGCTTGCGAGATTGGCATCCCAAGACGTCAAACTAATCTAAGATCGTCAGATTCTCGATTGAGCATTGGTTGA